A segment of the Silvanigrella paludirubra genome:
TTAAAATGGAGTATAATAATAAAAACACAGTTATTCTTCAAATTAAAGATGACAAAAATGAAACATTTACTTTAGCATATCCTTTATTTTTTAAAAACACAAAAAAATCAAATTTGTTAAATATCAAAGTTGGATATTTAATTATGGTTTACTCCACTCATCATATTGCCATAGCAAATAACGAAATATTTTATAAATCCGTTATTCTTTCTACTTTATTAGGACTCGTTATTATTTTAACAAGCTTTTTAGTGATAAGAAAAGTTATTATTAATCCAATAAAAGAATTAGAAAAAGCAAGCATTGAAATTGCAAAAAATAATTTAATACAAACACCTTTAAAAAAGGGATATTTTGGCAATGATGAAATTGAAAGTTTAAAAATTAACTTTAATTTTATGGTTAGACAAATTATTCAACTAATTAAAGATGAAAAAGAACAACAAAGAATGGCAAACGAACTAGAAACAACTAAAATCATACAAAAGTCATTTATTCCAAAAGCAAAAAATTTAAGAGTTGGTTTTTTTGAACTTTCTGGTTTTTTTCAATCTGCATCCGAGTGCGGAGGAGACTGGTGGCATTTTTATCCTTTAAGTGAAAAACGAATTATGATTATGCTAGGCGACGTAACAGGTCACGGAACCCCAAGTGCCATGTTAACAGCGGCTGTAAAAGGTTATTGCGATTCAATTTATGCTCGAAAAAGCTTAGATACTTCAAAAATTCTAGAAGAATTAGATGTTGTTGTTAGAAGCATTGGCGGTGAGGAACGAATGATGACCATGTTCGTTGCGATTATTGATCCAATTAAACAAAAGCTCACTTATTCAAATGCTGCCCAAAACTTTCCATTTGTTATTGATCAAAATACAAATACAACTTCTCCTATAACTCTATTAGGTAACGGTAAAAGACTGGGCTATTTAAGCCCAATAAGCCACAGAAAAGTAAGTTTATTTAAAATTCATACAATAGATTTTAAAATTGATAATGTATTATTTTTATATAGTGATGGATTAACAGAAGCTAAAAACACAGGAAAAAGAGAATATTCTGATAGAAGATTAATTAAAAAATTAAAAAGCCTGCAAACAAAGGACACTTCCGAAATTATTAAAATGATAAATATGGATTTAATTGAATTTACTCAAGGGGAACCTTTGGAAGACGATGTTACGTTTGTAGCTTGTAGATTATGTGAAACTGAAAACAAAGAATATACTACAGAAATTATAAATTATTTTGATTCCCAAAAAGATGAGAATGAAATCATACAAATTGATAAAGTATCCTAGAAAAAAAATGCCTATACGTTAGGCAAAAATGTTTCGTAAGAACAATTTTGCCTAATCCCACAATGAAAATACTTAGATAATAAAAATAGACATTAACAGTACAAAAACAGGAGTAATTCATTATGGAAGATTTTGAACTTGTATTAGAAGATATAGAATTAAGTTCTCATAAAATTGAGTACTATGATATTGAAATCAACTCTCCCATTACAGAAGAAGATATTCGCTACGCTCAGTTAGAAGACATTATATTTAGGGAAAACAACAATGAATTTAACGGTAGAAAAAACATTCCACTATTTAGGGACCAGAATCTTTCCAGGAATTCCTTTAACTAAAGACGGTATAATTGGTTTTACCCTTCCTGATACTCCTGAAAAAACGATAGCTCAAAAAATTCAAATATTTGCAAATTCTCAAAATGTGGATAACATATATTCCTTTATTACCTGCATTATAGATAACTTAGAAAAAAAAGAGTTAGAAGCTATAAAAGAATATTTACCAAACGTAACACATATTGGAAACTTTGGTGTTGGATTTAACCATATAGATATTGATTATGCTAAAAATCTTGGTTTTAGAGTAACAAACTCACCTGGAGTACTGACCGAGGCTACTGCCGATATTGCCTTTACACTTTTATTGTGTGTAACAAGAAGGGTAGCAGAAGGGTATTCTATTGTTAAAAATACATCTAAATACCCTGGCTGGGCCCCTGATTATCTATTAGGTACTAGTTTACAAAATAAAACATTAGGTATTGTTGGTTACGGCGAAATTGGCAAAGCTTTGGCAAAAAGAGCAAAAGCATTTGGCTTAAAATGTGTTGCATTAAAATCTAACAATTGGGATTCAATAGATAAAAACTCTAGTATTGAAATTGAACGCCTTTCTGAAAACGATTTTTTTAAGGTTTCCGATATTATTTCATTAAACTGCCCACTAACGGAACAATCAAAAAACTGGTTGAATCAAGAAAGAATTTCAAAGATAAAGCAAGGAGCTGTTATTATTAACACAGCCAGAGGGGAACTTATCGACGAACCCAGCTTGGCAGATGCTTTAAATAATAACCACCTATCTGGTGCAGGACTGGATGTCTTTTGCCACGAACCTGTTTTGTCTGAGCACCTCAAAACAGCAAAAAATATATTTATACTTCCTCATATAGGCAGTGCAACGCACGAAACACGCCAAGCTATGGGAGGTAGAGTTTTTGACTCAATAAAGGCTCATTTTAAAGAAAGGCAAGAATTACGGCAAAAAGGAGTTTTGCCTTTTCAAATTAAATAGATGAAAATTAAATTTCTTTTTGTTCTGTTATTTCATGCTTTTATAATAAATTCATATGCTTCCGATCCCAAAAATACCAATCCATCTTCTACAGATGTAAATTGGGATCATTTAATTGAAGCAAATCCATCACCAATGGCAAAACAGTTTGTTAAATCATCACATACTGTTTATCAAAGACTTCTTTATGGTGGCATTCCTTATCCTTCAAATAAAATAAATAACCGCTGGGAAAATGGATACAACACTTCCAGTGATAAATTTGTTTATATGAGAAAATATGGAGTCGATTGTACAAGACTTCTCCGCTATCTTTTTGTGAATATGTTAGATCTTCCTTATAATTCTAAAGAAAAAAATGCTCCCATTGTTAGCAAAACATTCACGCTTCAAAATAATCAAAGTCAACTCAAAAACTTTATCCAAATTCCCAAAACAAAAAATGGATTTAAACCTCAAACAGGCGATATTTTAGCTTTCCCTGGCCATACCATAGCTGTTTTAGATCCTAAAAATTGTATTGCAATTCAATCTAGTATTTGGCTCTGTAAAGAAATGAAAAATGGATTCTGTGTCGATTCTGATTACGGTAAATCTGCAGGAGTTTCTATTTATCACTTAGCCAGCGAACGCTTTTGTAAAAATGGCATTTGGAAGGGAATGGATAGCGATAAATTAAAATTTACCATCGGTTGGAGACATAAAGCATTTGATACTTGGATTACAAGCATGCCCTCTCAAGCAGTACCAAAGTCACGAATACTTTTAAAAGGAAAAAATTTAGCGGGTAAATACATCTATTTTCCAGGAAGCAAAACACCAGTTAAAGCCTCTTTATGGAAAAAAGGGAAGAAAAATCAATTCAAAAATGATGCAAATCAAATTGTTTCTTTAAATGTTCCACACGATGCAAAAAGTGGAAAATTAAAAATTTATTGGGGCACTGGCAATCCAAGTTTAGAAAAAACTGTGGAGTCATTAGAGAAAATCAACATCTATTCAAACCACAAAACAATTGTAAGTATTTATAAAGACTCTTATCTAGATTAGAGTCTTAAAATTTGGGTACCTGAACAACAATACTTAAACCTTTAGAAGTTTTAAATCCTTTTCTACAGGCATAAGCATGTCTTTGGTGCCCATCAAAACACAATAAATCTCCTTCATTAATCGTAAAAAATTCACTCTCCACCATAATTTCAAATGAACCTGAAAAACAAAAGAAATATTCTTCAGTACCTGGGCTATGTGGTGAGCCTGGAAATCGTTCATTTTCATTTAAAGAATATTCTTGCAAAATTAAATATCTTGAATTTTCTGGAGTTAGTTGAAGTACATGGATAAATTTTACAATATTTTCATCTGAGTAAATTAGTTTTTTTGGGATTTTTACAGCTTCTTCTTTTTTATATAATGCTGCAGTTGGAGTCGGTTTTTGCAATAAAGCAGACATTTCAACACCGAGTCCTTGAGAAATGCCAACTAATACTTGCAAAGTAGGGTTTCCTTCCCCTCTTTCCAAACTTGCAATGGTACTTCTTGGAACTCCAGATCTCTCAGAAAGTTGCTCTTGGCTCAAACCATATTCTCTTCTAAAGTTTTTCATATGTATTGCAATATACTGTCCAAAACTTTCTGGTTTTTCTGGTGTGACATTTTTCATCATAAACAAGGTACTCCAAAAAAATAGGAATTCTACATTTCAATTTAGAGTTTTACCTAAAAAATAAATTTAAAATGAATCTAATTTCGTATCATTTATTAGAAGATAGGTAAAATTTGCATGAATTTACATACAAAAAACTCTTAAAGAAGGTATATATTCATAATGTTTGGAATGACAACAAGGAAAGTGACCATGTTTAAACATATTATACTTCCAACATTCTGTTTTTTTTATTTTTTTGTGACAGGATGCACATCTACTAAAAATTCACATAGAAAATATATTAACTATAATCAAAATTATGTAGATCCTACACGTGTTGAAGTAGACTGGAAAAGCTTATATTCATCAAATGCTTCATCACAAGTCAGATCCTTTTTAAATTATTCTAAAGAAACAAAAAATGAGTTAAGTGAAAAAAAAATTCCATATGCATCGAATGGAATTGCTAAAAATTGGGATAATAAATACCTAAACTCAAAAAATAAATACGATTTTATGAGAAGAAATGGTGTTGATTGCACCAGATTCCTTTGGCATTTATATTCTGAAAAAATGAATTTACCTTTTAATTCTAAAACAAAAGGAGCACCGATTTTAAGCCACAGTTTTGCTCAAAGAAAATCAAATTCGGAATTAAAGAATTTTGTTCCTTTAAAAAAAAATGGGAATCTATTTAAACCACGAGCTGGAGATATCCTTGCTTTTCCTGGACATGCTCTTGCTGTTCTTGATCCCGATAAATGCATTGCAATTCAGTCCGCATCATGGGTTTGCAAAAAAAGAGCCGATAATGGGTCCTGTGTAAACTCAGCTACAGGTAAAGAAGCGGGAGTATCTATATATAAATTAACAAATAGAGGAGACTGTGAAAATGGATTGTGGAAACAATTGGATTCTCCTAAAAATAAATTTACGGCAGGATGGAGACATAAAGCATTAAATACCTGGATCGAAAAACTTCCTCCAAAAGCAAACGTAAACGACACAATTACTTTAATAGGATATAATATTTCTCACAGATATATTTACTTTAATGGAGCAAAAAAACCTTCTAAAACTTCATATTCTTTTTCAAAAACAAAAAATAAAAAATATGAAAATTTAGATATTGTTTCTATAAAAATTCCTCACGATGCTAAATCAGGAAAATTAAAAATTTATTGGGATAACAAAATTAAACCAGATATAAGACATACGGTAGAAAGTAATGATATTATTTACATAGAAAAAAACACTTTGTTAAGCTCAAGA
Coding sequences within it:
- a CDS encoding NAD(P)-dependent oxidoreductase, whose translation is MNLTVEKTFHYLGTRIFPGIPLTKDGIIGFTLPDTPEKTIAQKIQIFANSQNVDNIYSFITCIIDNLEKKELEAIKEYLPNVTHIGNFGVGFNHIDIDYAKNLGFRVTNSPGVLTEATADIAFTLLLCVTRRVAEGYSIVKNTSKYPGWAPDYLLGTSLQNKTLGIVGYGEIGKALAKRAKAFGLKCVALKSNNWDSIDKNSSIEIERLSENDFFKVSDIISLNCPLTEQSKNWLNQERISKIKQGAVIINTARGELIDEPSLADALNNNHLSGAGLDVFCHEPVLSEHLKTAKNIFILPHIGSATHETRQAMGGRVFDSIKAHFKERQELRQKGVLPFQIK
- a CDS encoding SpoIIE family protein phosphatase; translated protein: MFNKEKLQNIRFPLTIKIALSLILIIFIVMGVSTFLDIKENRKDMENYEKKNNISAFTSALPVMENALWEIDFKTINSTLNQMMKNPNVISVSLFSETGYSISYVEKGSKKELLNLNLEDFISNEDKDRLFKMEYNNKNTVILQIKDDKNETFTLAYPLFFKNTKKSNLLNIKVGYLIMVYSTHHIAIANNEIFYKSVILSTLLGLVIILTSFLVIRKVIINPIKELEKASIEIAKNNLIQTPLKKGYFGNDEIESLKINFNFMVRQIIQLIKDEKEQQRMANELETTKIIQKSFIPKAKNLRVGFFELSGFFQSASECGGDWWHFYPLSEKRIMIMLGDVTGHGTPSAMLTAAVKGYCDSIYARKSLDTSKILEELDVVVRSIGGEERMMTMFVAIIDPIKQKLTYSNAAQNFPFVIDQNTNTTSPITLLGNGKRLGYLSPISHRKVSLFKIHTIDFKIDNVLFLYSDGLTEAKNTGKREYSDRRLIKKLKSLQTKDTSEIIKMINMDLIEFTQGEPLEDDVTFVACRLCETENKEYTTEIINYFDSQKDENEIIQIDKVS
- a CDS encoding helix-turn-helix domain-containing protein, with the translated sequence MMKNVTPEKPESFGQYIAIHMKNFRREYGLSQEQLSERSGVPRSTIASLERGEGNPTLQVLVGISQGLGVEMSALLQKPTPTAALYKKEEAVKIPKKLIYSDENIVKFIHVLQLTPENSRYLILQEYSLNENERFPGSPHSPGTEEYFFCFSGSFEIMVESEFFTINEGDLLCFDGHQRHAYACRKGFKTSKGLSIVVQVPKF